The following are encoded in a window of Pontiella desulfatans genomic DNA:
- a CDS encoding GntR family transcriptional regulator, with translation MNITRLYGHPVTRESGHLPLADQIYDILREEIHAGRWKVDEKMPSMMTIAGECQVSRMPVQQAVERLGAEGYLRQENRSGVYLASMAPEGRSPIGTIGILLLADSENERELDFLAFEQKLVHAFMKEAADVNYQTKVVYVSAKDNHEDLNKAGYLFDEKVKGIISLFPFHRPLQSTLAPDRIPLVFWCEPDHRCAPCIASDYEAAFYHLTNKVIGEGHQHISLVPCPILTPHVKDCYIRGYRAAIREAGLEPHENLLDALSQTSLRDTAGLTKALEKTNGTTCFLSMSLARSEQLISALQLLKRDVPKDISVVSANPTSDYSMPNGKMLSGIGFSPEHEIGLCIQFLRQQMIDRRWKLSTMLAAPFFVEGETLAPPA, from the coding sequence ATGAACATTACAAGACTCTATGGCCATCCCGTTACACGCGAGTCAGGGCACCTGCCGCTCGCGGACCAGATTTATGATATCCTGCGCGAGGAAATCCACGCAGGTCGCTGGAAAGTCGATGAAAAGATGCCCAGTATGATGACCATTGCCGGCGAATGCCAGGTCAGTCGCATGCCGGTCCAGCAGGCTGTTGAGCGCCTCGGTGCAGAAGGGTATTTGAGGCAGGAAAACCGCTCGGGGGTCTATCTGGCCTCCATGGCTCCCGAAGGCCGCAGCCCCATCGGCACCATCGGTATCCTCCTGCTGGCCGACTCCGAAAATGAACGGGAACTCGACTTCCTCGCCTTCGAACAAAAACTGGTCCACGCCTTCATGAAAGAGGCGGCGGACGTCAACTACCAGACCAAGGTGGTCTATGTCAGCGCCAAGGACAACCACGAGGACCTGAACAAGGCCGGCTACCTGTTCGATGAAAAAGTAAAGGGCATCATCTCCCTCTTTCCGTTCCACCGGCCTCTCCAATCTACCCTGGCCCCGGATCGGATCCCGCTGGTCTTCTGGTGTGAACCGGATCATCGCTGCGCCCCCTGCATTGCCAGTGACTATGAAGCAGCCTTTTATCACCTGACGAACAAAGTCATAGGAGAAGGACACCAGCACATCAGTCTGGTGCCCTGCCCGATCCTGACCCCGCATGTAAAGGATTGCTATATCCGGGGCTACCGGGCCGCCATCCGGGAAGCTGGCCTGGAGCCGCATGAAAACCTGCTCGACGCCCTTTCGCAAACCAGCCTGCGTGACACCGCCGGACTGACCAAGGCCCTCGAAAAAACCAATGGAACGACCTGTTTCCTGAGTATGTCGCTCGCCCGCTCCGAGCAGTTGATCAGCGCCCTTCAGCTCCTCAAGCGGGATGTTCCTAAAGATATCAGCGTGGTCAGTGCCAACCCGACATCCGACTACAGCATGCCCAATGGAAAAATGCTTTCCGGTATCGGCTTTTCGCCCGAACATGAGATCGGCCTCTGCATCCAGTTCCTGCGTCAACAGATGATTGACCGCCGATGGAAACTCAGCACCATGCTCGCCGCCCCGTTCTTTGTGGAAGGTGAGACACTGGCTCCGCCGGCGTAG
- a CDS encoding helix-turn-helix domain-containing protein — protein sequence MTAQNIPGELPHTAPAPASQERLLSLRPYVREAQEGFRPTWQIKPRRLFDYLLVHLIEGSGVFTIDGTRYTASEGDLFWIPPDALHELRGDAPGTRLQYIHFDLIYDSARSHWSAHIPGGTTDLTAWPDLMHPPIDDPIIGNWCGKLEGYNSAQVAELLHRIILEYNRAQISTLPVAGGVLQLIGHLLGSRHNDSPLDARHVKAIENAMRHIQMHSNEQLNIETLARQHGLSPTHFRRLFREHYRQSPRDAHLAAKMRRAGDELIYSDLSISEIADRLGFTNVHNFSRAFRKAIGQPPTAYRAGRPVA from the coding sequence ATGACAGCACAAAACATCCCCGGCGAACTGCCACATACCGCGCCCGCGCCCGCGTCACAGGAACGCCTGCTATCGCTGCGTCCCTATGTTCGGGAGGCGCAGGAGGGCTTTCGACCAACCTGGCAGATCAAACCCCGCAGACTGTTTGATTACCTGCTGGTTCATCTTATCGAAGGCTCCGGCGTTTTCACGATTGATGGAACTCGGTATACCGCGAGCGAAGGCGACCTGTTCTGGATTCCGCCGGACGCCTTGCATGAACTGCGCGGCGATGCCCCGGGCACACGGCTTCAATATATCCACTTCGACCTGATCTACGACTCCGCCCGCAGTCACTGGAGTGCCCATATCCCGGGCGGAACCACCGATCTTACCGCCTGGCCGGATCTCATGCACCCGCCCATCGACGATCCCATCATCGGAAACTGGTGCGGAAAACTGGAAGGCTATAATTCAGCCCAGGTCGCGGAACTGCTGCACCGCATTATCCTGGAATATAACCGGGCGCAGATCTCCACCCTTCCCGTTGCCGGCGGCGTGCTGCAGCTGATCGGCCACCTGCTCGGCAGCCGCCACAACGATTCCCCGCTCGACGCGCGCCACGTGAAGGCCATCGAAAACGCCATGCGTCACATCCAGATGCACAGCAACGAGCAACTCAACATCGAAACCCTCGCCCGCCAGCACGGTCTCAGCCCGACCCACTTCCGGCGGCTCTTCAGGGAACACTACCGACAAAGCCCGCGCGACGCCCACCTCGCCGCCAAAATGCGCCGCGCCGGCGACGAGCTGATCTATTCCGACCTCTCCATCTCCGAAATCGCCGACCGGCTCGGCTTTACCAACGTGCACAACTTTTCGCGCGCCTTCCGCAAAGCCATCGGCCAGCCCCCCACCGCCTACCGTGCCGGCCGACCGGTTGCATAA
- a CDS encoding fatty acid desaturase has translation MILEFTPREELSEFEWNHEGRNWKRLDVDKEVIKQLSERSTWNGLWRVGLFMSFLAVTAAATLWAASYSLWLVILSLYGYYFFYGFWVAIGHELQHSTVFAKNFDWFSEPFFRLVQALMWNSPTYARKSHQLHHRYTMVRGIDPETDWPEVFDTKFVRSVLVYAVKSLLVFGAVRTLIRDIATQINRVRGQKDRMMTDHCTDKENAAIRRESLGILLFHLVIVAVAIVFGRWELIAFITLAWQIGAPIEGLWHNTEHITRLYDVNDQRLCTRSVKVGPLVHLLYWGLDDHIDHHIYPLVPSRNLPKLHQLLKHDLPEPLSMIDCWKEMFAIAKEKDARPKNEFVAYEGNRLKVKELKG, from the coding sequence ATGATTTTGGAATTTACCCCCCGCGAGGAACTCTCGGAGTTTGAGTGGAACCATGAAGGGCGCAACTGGAAACGGTTGGACGTCGATAAGGAAGTGATCAAGCAGCTGTCGGAGCGCAGCACGTGGAATGGCCTGTGGCGCGTCGGCCTGTTTATGTCGTTTCTGGCGGTGACCGCTGCGGCGACTTTATGGGCTGCAAGCTATAGCCTGTGGCTGGTGATTCTTTCGCTTTACGGCTACTATTTCTTTTATGGCTTCTGGGTGGCGATCGGTCATGAGCTGCAGCACAGCACCGTCTTTGCCAAAAACTTTGATTGGTTTAGTGAGCCGTTCTTTCGTTTGGTTCAGGCGCTGATGTGGAACAGCCCGACCTATGCCCGTAAATCGCACCAGCTGCACCATCGCTATACCATGGTGCGCGGCATCGATCCCGAAACGGACTGGCCGGAGGTCTTCGATACGAAGTTTGTCCGCTCGGTCCTGGTATATGCCGTCAAATCGCTGCTCGTTTTTGGTGCCGTTCGAACCCTGATCCGTGATATCGCCACGCAGATCAACCGGGTGCGCGGACAGAAAGACCGCATGATGACCGATCATTGTACCGACAAAGAGAATGCCGCCATCCGCCGCGAATCGCTCGGCATCCTGTTGTTTCATCTGGTCATCGTTGCCGTGGCGATCGTATTCGGGCGCTGGGAGCTGATCGCGTTTATCACCCTTGCCTGGCAGATCGGTGCACCCATCGAAGGGTTGTGGCATAACACGGAGCACATCACGCGACTCTACGATGTAAACGATCAGCGCCTCTGTACCCGCTCGGTCAAGGTGGGACCCTTGGTGCACCTGCTCTACTGGGGCCTCGACGACCACATCGACCACCACATCTATCCCTTGGTGCCGTCGCGCAATCTGCCGAAGCTGCACCAACTGCTGAAGCATGATTTGCCGGAACCGCTCAGTATGATCGACTGCTGGAAGGAAATGTTCGCCATCGCCAAGGAGAAGGATGCTCGGCCGAAG